One Tetrapisispora phaffii CBS 4417 chromosome 2, complete genome genomic region harbors:
- the SEN1 gene encoding DNA/RNA helicase SEN1 (similar to Saccharomyces cerevisiae SEN1 (YLR430W); ancestral locus Anc_4.310), protein MNSSNRIISSTDNLYKYKEIAKQLAPKIELVYSGKAPNSEETIILKEVISFLVSLPEGTHLFCDEAFREITIFSIVIFSFKQQTTIDYVTHYLVKSINTCEKCILQFIRGKNKILKHFAIQRLVAYQHVTEFSDMVDKWRIPIVLKRLQDITTVPSLAAALSNSSGNNDEVDKKHLEIPRDIQLAFFECLCNPKMLRLDKSLKGTFNAIFTFFLSLSLPLLNSYNSLINSENLITNENNNSETIVIPEFIAGIIYCWYEGKPDQSNWAKGVLVYLQSKQFKFKVDTITFDIIEEINFHNVYLQDPSNWNHINISRFWLKFSAILTFMELPVIKEYFELPKNIQSLRQTYKNFTIESIFKLWYNHLASPYQMKPTSILLRAFNMFLEIYKHDFWGKVDPYTFHSVLDTIFAKDSYVIDLIQVENNADDDDDTIFLDYGTLSDMVTWTISFYHSVSDSKKIQMIKKVSTIFLNFIAKKTSSNGLTNACFFNSSAALLSYVLVIKENERGLLYEKDDFETILFTKIDFRIFLNNPLIQDVFIRTITNPADLYLNLDSYLSTLSSSAMEVISKCISLEILLLCHYSFKLYSGKNITDSSSSFILLKNLTDNLSLTSFQDGPALAKQVLISFRDINGLLEVSVKTQMVQNHNTKVSNFLKLSTKLLEKCTDVSPQHMSEILKDNGVAQGFWSCVFSPNDDLYQAATNILYDTFDVEGRLEGIQEILQTNLTGHIRAINLVLTHLIKCEFFESCPRAVRVLMDIVNTCTDPTSGIISNFLTLKDDMTIIEFRKLWNLVWIFLDTIYKCTLRWASKYEYSELENFTKDTLELSRSLIDSYGEFSTVLNQDDDVMFNSVLSAIKNMLYWLRLSDDQLLESCVHLISSTSDLANKKGIKFNDTLVEMMTRYALKAKKYSNKLTEQQSNEILTKAKLFNDKLTASVKESVESYRKEKDLSRQTLLQKSKQPIELTPTSSSPESRADFLQRKAMASSITGRPKGSQSKLTSFGSFQSTHSPTLQGIKTTSAPPLSKMEIARRQLLNNRVVHPPSDSVFRSKHISVKRNDSSSDESELDIESARELFATAKSKKGIQTLDINGKQIKRQTEAERVKMEEEYMRKRLNIDINPFYNSILKWDYNRKDEFPDEKQLNEYSPVKDVYNSVEEYQSIMRSLLLLETWQGLCSARDREEYTPFPIIVGNRVAVSDFYEIYASVKKSKLTEANISESDMVVLAYLSDVQYGEKLKKAHFQRAQHTCLAKIKTLKNAKNDNVDVTLRIHRSQTFTKYLTLRSEIQAMKVMQMTTVEREYTSLEGLQYYDLVPQILAANPASPPDVSTGEIEEVKRNYSLNDSQAMAVVNTVAADGFSLIQGPPGTGKTKTILGIVGHILTTQDALPKNIIKVPGEQNSSPALEQTLKRKKVLICAPSNAAVDEICLRLRNGIATNNGNPFLLSVVRIGRSDAVNAAIKDLTLEELVEKKVSEKNYNMTSNPDLERKFSSCVTKRRAARAKLDSENGAIDSTMSTEEITNLQLEIRELSKQINQLGKERDEIREQNSINYRNRELDRRNAQARVLANSNIICSTLSGSAHDVLSTLGVKFDTVIIDEACQCTELSAIIPLRYGAKRCIMVGDPNQLPPTVLSSKASSLNYDQSLFVRMEKKCSPYLLNVQYRMHPSISAFPSLEFYDGKLKDGPDMANITKRPWHSIDSLGPYKFFDIISGRHEQNSRTMSYNNPEEARVAVELVDFLLKRFENKYDFTGKIGVISPYKEQVFKLRREFRNHFGLLIEKYVDFNTIDGFQGQEKEIIILSCVRANDSDHASGVGFLKDFRRMNVAFTRAKSSLWILGHHRSLKRDKLWNHLITNAKQRNKLELACSGFLDINNTRVIKILEHYKDSHNYIGGDDDYSPVSRYDNESNNSKRKLKEIKNSTPMNENVKKQKHSREIVAPNPLRPAAKKKSSIFNKSKLDEVKSQRSSKKKSSIFGGPTIGETISKTVVPYIKDKTIKNDVNKKNKKDNRTVRISDDITIIEDKHHYDDDDDEAEDEYDPLASEKYNLPTVNHIKRLHSPPLPKPSEDEDPYVPHT, encoded by the coding sequence atgaATTCTAGTAATAgaataatatcttcaacAGATAATTTATACAAATATAAGGAAATTGCAAAACAGTTGGCACctaaaattgaattagtTTATTCTGGCAAGGCTCCTAATTCAGAAGaaactattattttaaaagaagtGATATCATTTCTGGTTAGTTTGCCAGAAGGTACACATTTATTTTGTGATGAAGCATTTAGAGAAATTAcgattttttcaatagttattttttcatttaaacAACAAACTACAATTGATTATGTTACACATTATTTGGTTAAAAGTATTAACACTTGTGAAAAAtgtattttacaatttattagaggtaaaaataaaattttaaaacattttgcAATACAAAGATTGGTAGCATATCAGCATGTAACAGAATTTAGTGATATGGTAGATAAGTGGAGAATTCCGATAGTTCTTAAAAGATTACAAGATATTACAACAGTACCGTCATTAGCCGCTGCACTATCAAATTCATCGggaaataatgatgaagtCGATAAAAAACATTTAGAAATACCTAGAGATATACAATTAGcattttttgaatgttTGTGTAATCCAAAAATGTTAAGATTGGATAAAAGTTTAAAAGGAACATTTAACGCAattttcactttttttttatcattatcattaccattattaaattcatataattcattaattaattctgaaaatttaatcactaatgaaaataataattctgaAACAATTGTAATACCTGAATTTATTGCAGgtattatatattgttgGTATGAAGGTAAACCTGATCAAAGTAATTGGGCAAAAGGTgtattagtatatttacaatcaaaacaattcaaatttaaagttGATACAATTACATTTGAcattattgaagaaatcaATTTTCATAATGTCTATTTACAGGATCCTAGTAATTGGAATcatattaatatatcaaGATTTTGGTTAAAATTTTCAGCAATATTGACTTTTATGGAACTTCCTgttataaaagaatattttgagTTACCGAAAAACATCCAATCATTAAGGCAaacttataaaaattttacaatCGAAtccattttcaaattatgGTATAACCATTTAGCATCCCCTTATCAAATGAAACCAACTTCTATATTGTTAAGAGCATTCAATATgtttttggaaatttatAAACATGATTTTTGGGGCAAAGTTGACCCATATACTTTTCATAGTGTACTAGATACAATTTTTGCAAAAGATTCTTACGTCATCGATTTAATTCAAGTAGAAAATAATgcagatgatgatgatgatacCATCTTTTTGGATTATGGTACATTATCGGACATGGTAACGTGGACTATTTCATTTTACCATTCAGTTTCAGATTctaaaaaaatacaaatgaTTAAAAAAGTATCAAcgatatttttaaattttattgcCAAGAAAACATCATCTAATGGTTTAACTAATGcatgtttttttaattcatcaGCAGCTTTACTGAGCTATGTGTTGGTGATAAAGGAAAATGAAAGAGGGTTGTTATATGAAAAGgatgattttgaaacaatattatttacaaaaattgattttagaatttttcttaataatCCCCTGATTCAAGATGTATTTATAAGGACGATCACAAACCCGGCAGATTTATATCTTAATTTGGATTCATATTTATCAACATTATCGTCATCAGCAATGGAGGTCATATCAAAGTGCATTTCGTTAGAGATATTATTACTTTGTcattattcatttaaattatattcgGGGAAAAATATCACAGATTCATCTTctagttttattttattgaaaaatttgacAGATAATTTGAGTTTAACATCATTTCAAGATGGTCCAGCTTTGGCAAAACaagttttaatttcatttagGGATATAAACGGGTTGTTAGAAGTATCTGTTAAAACTCAAATGGTTCAAAATCACAATACAAAAGTTTCGAATTTTCTAAAGCTGTCCACAAAATTATTGGAGAAATGTACGGACGTTTCCCCACAACATATGTCCgaaattttgaaagacAATGGAGTTGCTCAAGGTTTCTGGTCATGTGTATTTTCTCCAAATGATGATTTGTATCAAGCTgcaacaaatattttatatgaTACCTTCGATGTCGAAGGTAGATTAGAAGGtattcaagaaattttgCAAACTAATCTAACTGGTCATATCAGGGCAATAAATCTAGTCTTGACACATTTGATCAAATgtgaattttttgaatcttGCCCCAGAGCTGTTAGAGTTTTAATGGATATCGTAAACACCTGTACGGACCCTACTTCTGGtattatttctaatttcttGACTTTAAAAGATGATATGACTATTATCGAATTTCGTAAACTTTGGAATTTAGTCTGGATCTTTTTGGATACCATTTACAAATGTACTTTAAGATGGGCATCCAAATATGAGTATTCAGAACTagaaaattttacaaaGGATACTTTAGAATTGAGTCGTTCATTAATTGATTCCTATGGAGAGTTTTCAACTGTCTTAAACCAAGATGATGACGTCATGTTTAATAGTGTCTTAAGTGCTATTAAAAACATGTTATATTGGTTGAGATTGAGTGATGACCAACTGTTGGAGTCATGTGTTCATCTTATTTCTTCCACATCTGATCTTGCAAATAAAAAGGgtattaaattcaatgacACACTTGTAGAAATGATGACTAGGTATGCATTAAAAGccaaaaaatattccaatAAATTGACAGAACAGCAAtctaatgaaattttaacaAAAGCTAAGTTATTCAACGATAAATTAACAGCTAGCGTAAAAGAATCGGTTGAATCTTATAGAAAGGAGAAAGACTTATCGAGACAAACATTGTTACAAAAATCTAAACAACCTATTGAGTTAACTCCTACTTCATCCTCACCAGAGTCAAGGGCTGACTTTTTACAAAGGAAGGCTATGGCATCCTCTATCACGGGGAGACCAAAGGGTTCTCAATCAAAATTAACCTCATTTGGATCTTTTCAATCAACCCACTCACCAACTTTACAAGGTATAAAGACCACCTCTGCACCACCATTATCTAAAATGGAAATAGCAAGAAGACAGCTACTTAATAATAGAGTTGTTCACCCACCGAGTGATTCAGTTTTCCGTAGCAAGCATATATCAGTAAAACGCAATGACAGTAGTAGTGATGAGAGTGAACTGGATATCGAGTCAGCAAGAGAACTCTTTGCTACAGCTAAATCAAAAAAGGGAATACAAACTCTTGATATAAATGGAAAACAGATTAAAAGACAAACTGAAGCTGAACGAGTTAAGATGGAAGAAGAATATATGAGGAAGAGATTGAATATAGATATAAATCCTTTCTATAACAGTATATTAAAATGGGATTATAATAGAAAGGATGAATTCCCAGatgaaaaacaattaaacGAGTATTCCCCAGTTAAAGATGTCTATAACTCTGTAGAGGAATACCAAAGTATAATGAGATCATTACTTTTGCTGGAAACATGGCAAGGTTTATGTTCAGCTAGAGATCGTGAAGAATATACACCTTTCCCAATTATTGTTGGTAACAGAGTTGCTGTGTCAGACTTTTATGAAATTTATGCATCTGTGAAGAAGAGCAAGCTTACCGAAGCCAATATATCTGAATCAGATATGGTTGTTTTAGCTTATTTATCTGATGTGCAATATGGAGAAAAGCTAAAGAAAGCACATTTTCAAAGGGCACAACATACTTGTCTAGCGAAAATCaaaacattgaaaaatgccaaaaatgataatgttGATGTTACTCTTCGTATTCATAGAAGTCAAACTTTTACTAAGTATCTGACCCTGAGATCGGAAATTCAGGCAATGAAGGTTATGCAAATGACAACTGTAGAAAGAGAATATACATCATTGGAAGGACTTCAATATTATGACTTGGTTCCTCAAATTTTAGCAGCCAATCCTGCATCGCCTCCAGATGTTTCAACTGgagaaattgaagaagtaAAGAGAAATTACTCGTTAAATGATTCCCAAGCTATGGCTGTTGTTAATACAGTAGCCGCTGACGGCTTTTCATTAATTCAAGGCCCTCCTGGTACAGGTAAAACCAAAACAATTTTAGGTATTGTTGGTCATATTTTAACGACTCAAGATGCAttaccaaaaaatattattaagGTACCTGGAGAGCAAAATTCCTCACCAGCACTCGAGCAGACACTAAAAAGGAAGAAAGTTTTGATATGTGCCCCTAGTAATGCAGCTGTTGATGAAATATGTTTGCGTTTAAGGAACGGTATTGCAACTAATAATGGCAACCCATTTCTCCTGTCTGTGGTTCGTATTGGTAGATCTGATGCCGTAAACGCAGCTATCAAAGATTTAACACTGGAAGAATTAGTAGAGAAAAAAGTTAGCgagaaaaattataacatGACGTCTAACCCAGATTTAGAACGGAAATTTAGTTCTTGTGTTACAAAAAGACGAGCTGCGAGGGCAAAACTAGATTCAGAAAATGGAGCTATTGACAGCACAATGTCGACGGAAGAAATAACTAACCTACAGTTAGAAATTAGAGAATTAAGTAAACAAATTAATCAACTAGGTAAAGAAAGGGATGAAATAAGAGAGCAAAATTCAATCAATTATAGAAATCGAGAACTAGATAGAAGAAATGCACAAGCTCGTGTTTTAGCTAATAGTAACATTATTTGTTCTACGTTATCTGGTTCTGCTCACGATGTTCTATCCACTTTAGGAGTGAAATTTGATACTGTTATCATTGATGAAGCTTGTCAATGTACTGAACTTTCTGCAATTATACCTTTAAGATACGGTGCTAAGCGTTGTATCATGGTTGGTGATCCAAATCAACTTCCACCGACTGTTCTATCAAGTAAAGCTTCTAGTTTAAATTATGATCAGTCATTATTTGTTCGAATGGAAAAGAAATGTTCCCCATATTTGTTGAATGTTCAATATCGTATGCACCCTTCTATAAGTGCATTTCCTTCCTTGGAATTTTACGATggaaaattaaaagatggTCCTGATATGGcaaatattacaaaaagaCCATGGCATAGTATTGATTCATTAGGTCCgtataaattttttgatattataaGTGGCAGACATGAACAAAATAGTAGAACGATGTCATATAATAATCCTGAAGAGGCCAGAGTGGCAGTGGAATTGGTTGATTTCTTATTAAAGagatttgaaaacaaatatGATTTCACAGGTAAAATTGGTGTGATTTCACCTTATAAAGAACAAGTATTTAAGTTAAGAAGAGAGTTTAGAAATCATTTTGGTTTattgattgaaaaatacGTCGACTTTAATACGATTGATGGTTTCCAGGGccaagaaaaagaaattatcaTATTATCTTGTGTTAGAGCCAATGATTCAGATCATGCCTCCGGTGTTGGTTTCTTGAAGGATTTCCGTCGTATGAATGTAGCCTTCACTAGAGCAAAATCTAGTTTGTGGATTTTAGGTCATCATAGGTCATTAAAAAGAGATAAACTTTGGAATCATTTGATTACAAATGCTaaacaaagaaacaaaTTAGAGCTTGCTTGTTCAGGATTTTTggatattaataatactagagtaataaaaattttagagCATTATAAAGATTCACATAATTATATCGGCGGTGATGATGATTACAGTCCAGTAAGCAGATATGACAACGAGTCAAATAATAGTAAAAGAAAACtgaaagaaattaaaaattctacTCCAATGAATGAAAACGTTAAGAAGCAAAAGCATAGTAGGGAAATAGTTGCACCTAATCCACTTCGACCTGCAGCTAAGAAGaaatcttcaatatttaataagtCGAAACTTGACGAAGTAAAATCACAACGTTCctcaaagaaaaaatcatcCATTTTTGGTGGGCCAACAATTGGTGAAACTATTTCTAAGACGGTAGTACCATATATTAAGgataaaacaattaaaaatgatgttaataagaaaaataaaaaagacaATAGAACAGTTAGAATTTCAGATGACATTACAATTATAGAGGATAAACATCattatgatgatgatgatgatgaagcTGAAGATGAATATGATCCGTTAGCTTCTGAGAAATATAATCTCCCAACTGTTAATCATATTAAAAGATTGCATTCTCCTCCTTTACCAAAACCATCTGAGGATGAGGACCCATACGTGCCGCACACATAA
- the CYB2 gene encoding L-lactate dehydrogenase (cytochrome) (similar to Saccharomyces cerevisiae CYB2 (YML054C); ancestral locus Anc_4.304), translated as MYNKRFVLNYARFRTFPHRSYSRQYTVNNTKVKLPGNYFYYGILGLFLISASNFACDRYYRNDSMLLKNSKVITPEEVARHNKRDDCWVVINDSVYNLTDFIDSHPGGKNVIVANSGKDVTKLFEPIHAPNVLEKYLQPKMRLGTLSKPMPPELVCDVYAPGETAEELNSKIKLRASLPALNEISNIYDFEYLASKILSKQAWAYYSSGSDDEISLRENHNAYHRIFFNPRVLVDVSEIDTSTTIFGKKQDVPFYASATALCKLGNPLEGEKDITRGCGQGPTKIPQMVSTLASCSPSEISSSKIDNNQSLWFQLYLNHDRNLTNLLVKEVEKLGYTAIFVTVDAPTFGKREKDAKLKFLKDQEGSAKIMKDKPSSDEEAGASRALSKFIDPSVTWNDIAELKKLTTLPIIIKGVQRKEDILKAAEIGCQGVVISNHGGRQLDFAKAPIEVLAESMDILKERKLDKTFNVFIDGGIRRGTDILKALCLGAKGIGLGRPFLYANSCYGKDGVQKTIDILKYELEMSMRLLGVTSIDELDESFLDLSSIKNRTVLVPKDTLSEMVYNPSKLIEILPKE; from the coding sequence atgtaTAATAAAAGGTTCGTGCTTAATTATGCAAGGTTTCGTACCTTCCCTCATAGGTCTTATTCAAGGCAGTATACGGTGAACAATACTAAGGTAAAACTTCCTGGCAACTATTTTTACTATGGAATTTTAggtttatttttaattagtGCCAGTAATTTTGCATGCGATCGTTATTATAGAAACGACTCAATGCTGTTGAAGAACTCAAAAGTAATTACTCCAGAGGAAGTGGCTCGGCATAATAAACGGGATGATTGTTGGGTTGTTATTAATGACAGTGTTTATAATTTGACTGATTTCATAGATTCTCATCCAGGAGGTAAGAATGTCATAGTCGCAAATTCTGGGAAAGATGTCACTAAACTATTTGAACCTATACATGCCCCAAACGttcttgaaaaatatttacaacCAAAAATGAGATTAGGAACACTATCTAAACCAATGCCACCAGAATTAGTTTGTGACGTTTATGCACCTGGAGAGACTGCTGAAGAATTAAATtcgaaaataaaattaagaGCCAGTTTACCAGCATTGAatgaaatatcaaatatatatgattttGAGTATTTAGcttctaaaattttatcGAAACAAGCATGGGCATATTATTCTTCTGGATCAGATGACGAAATATCTTTAAGAGAAAATCATAATGCGTATCATAGAATATTCTTTAATCCAAGAGTATTAGTTGACGTATCTGAAATAGATACTTCAACTACAATATTTGGTAAAAAGCAAGACGTACCATTTTATGCTTCAGCTACTGCACTTTGTAAATTAGGGAATCCGTTGGAAGGCGAAAAAGATATAACAAGAGGATGCGGACAAGGGCCAACAAAGATTCCTCAAATGGTATCGACTTTAGCTTCTTGCTCTCCTAGTGaaatttcatcttcaaaaataGATAATAATCAAAGTTTATGGTTTCAACTGTATCTCAATCATGATAGAAATCtaacaaatttattagtcaaagaagttgaaaaattggGGTATACTGCTATATTTGTAACAGTTGATGCTCCAACATTTGGtaaaagagaaaaagatgccaaattaaaatttttgaagGATCAAGAAGGTTCAgcaaaaataatgaaagaTAAACCCTCTTCTGATGAAGAAGCTGGTGCATCTAGGgcattatcaaaatttatagATCCTTCAGTAACGTGGAATGATATAGCAGAGCTTAAAAAACTCACCACGCTTCctattatcattaaagGAGTTCAAAGGAAGGAAGATATTTTGAAAGCAGCAGAAATTGGCTGTCAAGGAGTAGTCATTTCTAACCATGGTGGAAGGCAATTAGATTTTGCTAAAGCACCGATCGAAGTTTTAGCTGAGTCCATGgatatattaaaagaaagaaagttGGATAAAACGTTTAATGTGTTTATTGATGGTGGAATTCGCCGTGGAACAGATATATTGAAAGCATTATGCCTAGGAGCAAAGGGAATTGGTTTAGGGAGACCTTTCTTATATGCAAACTCTTGTTATGGAAAAGATGGTGTACAAAAGACGATTGATATACTTAAATATGAATTAGAAATGTCAATGCGACTTTTGGGAGTAACAtcaattgatgaattgGATGAAAGTTTCTTGGATCTTTCTTCAATCAAAAATAGAACAGTGCTAGTACCAAAAGATACATTATCTGAAATGGTATACAATCCATCAAAACTGATAGAGATATTACCAAAAGAATAA
- the TDA5 gene encoding Tda5p (similar to Saccharomyces cerevisiae YLR426W; ancestral locus Anc_4.306), which translates to MVLKLDIDFFINWFGLTILKYPILLYLPFLNSEHFQLPLQVYYDLILYSALLRAFLLLNSWFKCTYSTSEWSPLSEIDDLNVLVTGGSNGLGKALIETILTELGEKKKVNIINIDISNYSGNDERVHTYLCDLTIPSMLNKIIDTIYENVLIGGTKQFHLIINNAGMRSKFKKFEAFTEKEIRDLMQINSITPVTIIQRLSPLRNCKQIDSKHKQCYIVNIASSLGILAASKVSIYAASKAALISFHNSLKFEILADPTNKRNIKTLLVIAGQLNTEMFSGFTPPRQFFAPIVDVKDLSRKIINKCNIGEFCQLNEPFYANFAYLLMSLPLVIQWIARKLSGMDNCLPDE; encoded by the coding sequence ATGGTATTGAAACTTGATATTgacttttttattaattggtTCGGGCTTACCATACTGAAATACcctattttattatatttaccaTTTCTTAACTCAGAACACTTTCAATTACCATTGCAGGTTTACtatgatttaattttatattcagCATTATTGAGAGCATTTCTATTACTAAACTCGTGGTTTAAATGTACATATTCGACTAGCGAGTGGTCACCATTGAGTGAGATAGATGATTTGAATGTATTAGTCACTGGAGGCAGTAATGGTCTTGGGAAGGCTCTTATTGAAACAATTTTGACAGAACTTGGcgaaaaaaagaaagttaatataattaatattgatataagTAATTATTCAGGGAACGATGAGAGGGTTCATACTTATCTTTGTGATCTAACAATTCCATCGATgctaaacaaaataattgataCCATATATGAAAACGTGTTAATCGGTGGAACAAAgcaatttcatttaataattaataatgcaGGAATGAGAtcaaaattcaagaaatttGAAGCTTTCACAGAGAAAGAGATCAGAGATCTAATGCAAATTAACTCAATAACGCCGGTAACTATTATCCAAAGGTTATCACCACTGAGAAACTGTAAACAGATTGATTCTAAACACAAACAATGTTATATTGTCAACATTGCGAGCAGTCTTGGTATTCTAGCAGCTTCTAAAGTCTCGATTTATGCCGCAAGTAAGGCAGCGCTGATATCCTTCCACAACTCATTGAAATTCGAAATTCTTGCAGACCCTACgaataaaagaaatattaagaCATTACTTGTAATTGCAGGTCAATTAAATACAGAAATGTTCTCAGGTTTTACTCCACCAAGACAATTTTTTGCTCCTATCGTTGATGTTAAAGATTTAAGTCGAAagattattaataaatgtaatATTGGTGAATTTTGCCAATTGAATGAACCATTTTATGCAAATTTTGCATATTTACTAATGAGTTTACCTTTGGTGATACAATGGATAGCTAGAAAATTATCTGGTATGGATAATTGCCTACCAGATGAATAA
- the SPC2 gene encoding signal peptidase complex subunit SPC2 (similar to Saccharomyces cerevisiae SPC2 (YML055W); ancestral locus Anc_4.307) yields the protein MSVTPINVYSIPELRQTLDADISSELNRLNFKEVFTYVDMKLVIGYSIGMVAGTSFIIDKNFDYKETINYQKLLVLFYVILSGAFWWLTNIFQKNVIYTGENVKEECKVVIRSHFENNNPIYILVIEKTNTKTGKVETINANLPVNKVFNEAGYLQKSLYFEWLKDQLEMSAKKDL from the coding sequence ATGAGTGTAACCCCTATCAATGTGTATTCGATCCCTGAATTGCGCCAAACTTTAGATGCAGATATTTCATCAGAATTAAATAGATTGAATTTTAAAGAAGTGTTCACTTATGTGGATATGAAGTTGGTCATTGGTTACAGTATTGGTATGGTTGCAGGTACTAGTTTCATTATTGacaaaaattttgattataaaGAAACGATTAATTACCAGAAACTgttagttttattttatgtaATACTATCTGGTGCATTTTGGTGGTTAACTAATATTTTCCAGAAGAATGTAATTTATACGGGAGAAAATGTCAAGGAAGAATGCAAAGTTGTCATCAGATCTCATTTTGAGAATAATAACcctatttatatattagttaTTGAGAAAACAAACACAAAGACAGGTAAAGTTGAAACAATTAATGCTAATTTACCAGTTAATAAGGTCTTTAATGAAGCAGGGTATTTACAAAAGAGCCTGTATTTTGAATGGTTGAAAGATCAACTAGAGATGTCTGCTAAGAAAGATTTATGA
- the YKT6 gene encoding palmitoyltransferase YKT6 (similar to Saccharomyces cerevisiae YKT6 (YKL196C); ancestral locus Anc_4.303) — protein MKINYIGIFRNGEGDGKALELSEVKDLSQFGFFERSSVGQFMTFFAETVASRTSAGQRQSVEEGNYVGHVYARSEGVCGVLITDKEYPVRPAYTLLNKILDEYLVAHQPSEWENITETNENLKFKELEIYINKYQDPSQADAIMKVQQELDETKIVLHKTIENVLQRGEKLDNLVDKSESLTASSKMFYKQAKKTNSCCVIV, from the coding sequence ATGAAGATTAATTATATTGGTATCTTCCGTAATGGTGAAGGTGATGGAAAAGCTTTAGAGCTATCTGAGGTTAAGGACTTATCGCAATTTGGTTTTTTTGAGAGAAGCAGTGTTGGTCAGTTTATGACTTTCTTTGCCGAAACTGTCGCCTCGAGAACTTCTGCTGGTCAAAGGCAATCTGTCGAAGAAGGTAACTATGTTGGACATGTCTACGCTAGAAGCGAAGGTGTCTGTGGTGTCTTGATAACTGACAAAGAATATCCAGTTAGACCTGCATACACATTactaaataaaattttagacGAGTATTTGGTTGCTCATCAACCAAGTGAATGGGAAAATATAACAGAAACAAATGAAAACTTGAAATTCAAGGAGTTGGAAATATACATCAACAAATACCAAGACCCATCTCAAGCGGACGCTATCATGAAAGTTCAACAAGAGTTGGatgaaacaaaaattgttttacATAAAACTATTGAAAATGTATTACAAAGAGGTGAAAAGTTGGATAATTTGGTTGATAAATCAGAGTCATTAACTGCAAGttcaaaaatgttttataaaCAAGCAAAGAAAACAAACTCTTGTTGTGTGATTGTTTAA